Proteins found in one Streptococcus criceti HS-6 genomic segment:
- a CDS encoding bifunctional methylenetetrahydrofolate dehydrogenase/methenyltetrahydrofolate cyclohydrolase, with amino-acid sequence MTAKIIDGKALAKKIQSQLTEKVAQLKSEHGIVPGLVVILVGDDPASQVYVRNKERSALAAGFTSKTIRLSDSISQEELLAIIEKYNQDPAYHGILVQLPLPTHINDKKVILAIDPKKDVDGFHPMNTGHLWSGRPLMVPCTPAGIMEMLQEYQVDLEGKNAVIIGRSNIVGKPMAQLLLDKNATVTLTHSRTRHLARVCKGADVLIVAIGQENFVTKDYVKEGAVVIDVGMNRDDNGRLVGDVKFDEAAELASLITPVPGGVGPMTITMLLEQTYQAALRSVSL; translated from the coding sequence ATGACAGCTAAAATCATTGATGGTAAGGCTTTGGCCAAGAAAATTCAGAGCCAGTTAACAGAGAAAGTAGCTCAGCTGAAATCTGAACATGGTATCGTGCCAGGTCTAGTAGTCATTTTAGTGGGGGATGACCCTGCTAGTCAGGTGTATGTTCGCAATAAGGAGCGCTCCGCCCTAGCAGCAGGATTTACCAGTAAAACCATCCGTCTATCAGACAGCATCAGTCAGGAAGAGCTGCTGGCTATTATTGAAAAGTACAACCAAGATCCCGCCTATCACGGGATTTTAGTCCAGCTCCCCCTGCCTACCCATATCAATGACAAGAAGGTGATTTTGGCCATTGATCCTAAAAAAGATGTTGATGGTTTCCACCCTATGAATACCGGTCACCTCTGGTCTGGCCGCCCCCTCATGGTTCCTTGCACGCCAGCGGGTATCATGGAAATGCTGCAGGAGTATCAAGTTGATTTGGAAGGTAAGAATGCGGTTATCATTGGTCGCTCCAACATTGTCGGTAAACCTATGGCCCAGTTGCTCCTAGATAAAAATGCGACAGTCACCCTGACCCATTCCAGAACTCGCCATCTGGCTAGAGTCTGCAAAGGGGCAGATGTTTTAATTGTGGCTATTGGTCAGGAAAATTTTGTGACCAAGGACTATGTTAAGGAGGGAGCTGTGGTCATCGATGTTGGCATGAATCGCGATGATAATGGTAGGTTAGTCGGTGATGTCAAATTTGATGAGGCGGCTGAACTTGCTAGCCTGATTACCCCAGTTCCCGGCGGTGTTGGCCCCATGACCATCACCATGCTTCTGGAACAGACCTACCAAGCAGCCCTAAGAAGTGTGAGCTTATGA
- a CDS encoding FeoB-associated Cys-rich membrane protein, translating into MSTLIIASLIALAVLAGLRHYIKQKGSCGDCDCACPIKNEMHKVKKVDHKIS; encoded by the coding sequence ATGTCAACCCTTATTATTGCAAGCTTGATCGCCTTGGCTGTCCTAGCTGGCCTACGCCATTATATTAAGCAAAAAGGATCTTGCGGTGACTGCGATTGTGCCTGCCCCATTAAGAATGAAATGCATAAGGTCAAAAAAGTTGATCATAAGATTTCTTAA
- the feoB gene encoding ferrous iron transport protein B translates to MTEIALIGNPNSGKTSLFNLLTGTNQQVGNWPGVTVERKSGQVKKLSDVTVQDLPGIYSLSPYSPEEKIARDYLLSNHSDAILNVVDTTNLERNLYLTTQLIETGIPVTLALNMSDVLKSQGKTINAEKLSYQLGLPVIATSALKNTGVDKAIKKASQTTKANVETIQYPTYDDKFEAALTQIIQVLGQTVPQRSSRFYAIKLFERDQLVQAEVNLSPFQKEEIDEIIKITEEIFTEDSETIVVNQRYAFIERVCQMSQSQDDDFKMTLSDRIDKSVTNRILALPIFAIVMFMVYYLSIQTVGTFGTDWVNDVLFGSYIPDLVTNVLQDLQVANWLQSLIVDGIVAGIGTVLGFLPQIFVLFVCLGILEDIGYMSRIAFVMDRIFRRFGLSGKSFIPMLISTGCGVPGIMASRTIENERDRRITIMTATFMPCSAKLSIIALIAGAFFPNSPWVAPSTYFMGMLAIIFSGISLKKTSFLGGYASPFIMELPSYHLPKVRAVLRYAFGKAMSFVKRAGTIIFSLTVLIWFMSSYNFAFQAVETDQSILASLGRLLAWMFTPLGFGNWKATVAAITGLAAKETVVATFGILYHNPDATETSKALWTSLQGDYTALAAYSFLTFNLLCAPCFAAIGAIRREMGNLRWTLLAIGFQTGLAYLVSLVIYQLGLVLLYGRSFTVWTGLALLIVGTMIYVILRKPSQVKEEVITLENLPLADKL, encoded by the coding sequence ATGACAGAAATTGCTCTTATTGGGAATCCCAATAGTGGAAAAACCAGCCTGTTTAATCTGCTGACGGGGACCAACCAGCAAGTGGGAAATTGGCCTGGTGTTACCGTTGAGAGAAAAAGCGGTCAGGTTAAAAAATTATCGGATGTGACTGTTCAGGATCTGCCAGGTATTTATTCGCTTTCTCCTTATAGCCCAGAAGAAAAGATTGCCCGTGATTATCTCCTTAGTAATCATTCAGATGCTATTTTAAACGTGGTTGATACAACCAATTTGGAGCGAAATCTCTATCTGACGACCCAGTTGATTGAGACGGGCATTCCCGTTACCCTTGCTCTCAATATGAGCGATGTGCTCAAGAGTCAGGGGAAGACTATTAATGCTGAAAAACTGTCCTATCAATTAGGCCTACCAGTCATTGCAACCAGTGCCCTGAAAAATACCGGTGTCGATAAGGCCATTAAAAAGGCTAGCCAGACTACAAAGGCTAACGTGGAGACTATCCAGTATCCAACCTACGATGACAAGTTTGAGGCAGCCTTGACCCAAATTATCCAAGTGCTTGGTCAAACAGTACCTCAGAGGTCCAGCCGCTTTTATGCCATCAAGCTTTTTGAAAGGGATCAATTGGTTCAGGCAGAAGTCAACCTCTCCCCTTTCCAAAAGGAAGAAATTGACGAAATTATCAAGATCACTGAAGAAATCTTTACCGAGGATTCGGAAACGATTGTTGTCAACCAGCGTTACGCTTTTATTGAGCGTGTCTGTCAAATGTCTCAGAGTCAGGATGACGACTTTAAGATGACCCTCTCTGACCGTATTGATAAGAGTGTGACCAATCGGATTTTGGCTCTGCCAATTTTTGCTATAGTCATGTTCATGGTTTATTACCTCTCTATTCAGACGGTGGGGACTTTTGGAACAGATTGGGTCAATGATGTCCTTTTCGGCAGTTATATTCCTGATCTAGTCACCAATGTTTTACAGGATTTGCAGGTGGCCAACTGGCTCCAGTCCCTGATTGTGGATGGAATTGTTGCTGGTATCGGCACTGTACTGGGTTTTCTGCCCCAAATTTTTGTGCTTTTTGTCTGTCTGGGTATTCTGGAGGACATCGGGTATATGAGTCGGATTGCTTTCGTCATGGACCGCATTTTCCGACGTTTTGGGCTATCAGGGAAATCCTTCATTCCCATGCTGATTTCAACAGGTTGTGGTGTGCCGGGAATTATGGCCAGCCGAACCATTGAAAATGAGAGGGATCGTCGTATCACCATCATGACTGCGACCTTTATGCCCTGCTCGGCTAAATTGTCCATAATCGCTCTGATTGCAGGAGCTTTCTTCCCCAACAGCCCTTGGGTTGCTCCAAGTACTTATTTTATGGGGATGCTAGCCATCATTTTTTCAGGAATCTCTCTTAAGAAAACCTCCTTCTTGGGTGGCTATGCCAGTCCCTTCATCATGGAATTGCCTAGCTATCACCTGCCCAAGGTTAGAGCCGTTCTGCGTTATGCCTTTGGCAAGGCTATGAGCTTTGTCAAACGAGCTGGGACCATCATCTTTAGCTTAACTGTCTTGATTTGGTTTATGTCTTCCTATAATTTTGCCTTCCAAGCGGTTGAAACTGATCAGAGCATCTTGGCCAGTCTCGGTCGTCTCTTAGCTTGGATGTTTACGCCGCTGGGATTTGGAAATTGGAAGGCGACGGTTGCGGCCATTACTGGTCTAGCAGCCAAGGAAACAGTGGTAGCGACCTTTGGGATTCTCTACCACAATCCAGATGCAACTGAGACCAGTAAGGCCCTCTGGACCAGCCTGCAAGGGGATTATACAGCTCTGGCCGCCTATTCCTTCCTGACCTTTAATCTCCTCTGCGCCCCATGTTTTGCGGCCATTGGAGCCATTCGCCGGGAAATGGGAAATCTCAGATGGACCTTGCTGGCCATTGGTTTCCAAACTGGTCTAGCCTATTTAGTCAGCTTAGTTATCTACCAATTAGGTTTGGTCTTGCTTTACGGTAGGTCCTTCACCGTTTGGACAGGTCTAGCTCTCTTGATTGTTGGCACCATGATTTATGTCATCCTGAGAAAGCCGAGTCAGGTCAAGGAAGAAGTCATTACCCTAGAAAATCTTCCTTTAGCAGATAAACTATAA
- a CDS encoding ferrous iron transport protein A, translating to MILQEADLNKSYQVVSINLPEASLRHLSNLGLKVDTTLKVLSKTKSSAIILLKSNRLAFDTSILANIDVADLAEEEEILPLSELEVGQSAYIENIYALNEAKRRLMDMGLTKHTKIYLRKVAPLGDPIEISLRGYELTLRKSEAQMVSVVRIKDQKGDRE from the coding sequence ATGATTTTACAAGAGGCAGACTTAAATAAGTCCTATCAAGTTGTCAGTATTAATTTGCCAGAAGCCAGTCTGCGTCACCTCTCTAATCTGGGCCTCAAGGTAGATACGACCCTAAAAGTCCTGTCTAAGACCAAGTCCAGTGCTATTATCCTCTTAAAATCTAATCGTTTGGCTTTTGACACATCAATCTTAGCTAATATTGATGTGGCTGACCTAGCTGAGGAAGAAGAAATTCTCCCCTTATCGGAATTGGAAGTCGGTCAGTCTGCCTATATCGAAAATATATATGCCCTCAATGAGGCCAAGCGTCGCTTGATGGATATGGGCTTGACCAAACATACCAAGATTTATTTGCGTAAAGTAGCACCACTTGGGGATCCTATCGAAATCAGTCTGCGAGGTTACGAATTGACCTTGCGGAAATCAGAGGCTCAGATGGTTAGCGTTGTTAGAATCAAAGACCAGAAGGGAGACAGGGAATGA
- a CDS encoding amino acid ABC transporter ATP-binding protein, which produces MTDTLISIKNLHKYFGQNEVLNGIDLDIKRGEVVAIIGPSGSGKSTFLRTMNLLEVPTKGTVSFEGVDITDKKNDVFKMREKMGMVFQQFNLFPNMNVLENITLAPTKIKGQSKSQAEKKAYELLEKVGLKDKAKANPTSLSGGQQQRIAIARGLAMDPDVLLFDEPTSALDPEMVGEVLAVIQDLAMSGMTMVIVTHEMGFAREVADRVIFMDGGIIVEEGSPQEVFENTKEERTKDFLGKVL; this is translated from the coding sequence ATGACAGATACCTTGATTAGCATTAAAAATCTGCATAAGTATTTTGGACAAAATGAAGTTCTTAATGGGATTGATTTAGATATTAAAAGAGGCGAAGTTGTCGCTATTATTGGTCCATCAGGATCTGGTAAATCAACCTTTCTTAGGACTATGAATTTGTTAGAAGTTCCTACCAAAGGAACCGTCAGTTTTGAAGGTGTTGATATCACTGACAAGAAAAACGATGTTTTCAAAATGCGCGAGAAAATGGGGATGGTTTTCCAGCAGTTTAACCTCTTCCCAAATATGAATGTACTGGAAAATATCACTTTGGCGCCAACTAAAATCAAGGGCCAATCCAAGAGTCAAGCTGAAAAGAAAGCCTATGAGCTATTGGAGAAAGTTGGACTCAAGGACAAGGCTAAGGCTAATCCAACCTCACTTTCGGGTGGCCAGCAGCAGCGGATTGCTATTGCTCGTGGTTTAGCTATGGATCCAGATGTTCTCCTCTTTGACGAACCAACTTCTGCTTTGGACCCTGAAATGGTTGGAGAAGTTTTGGCGGTTATCCAAGATTTGGCCATGTCTGGTATGACCATGGTCATTGTCACTCATGAAATGGGCTTCGCCCGTGAGGTCGCTGATCGCGTTATTTTCATGGACGGCGGTATCATTGTCGAAGAGGGCAGCCCTCAAGAAGTATTTGAAAATACCAAGGAGGAACGCACTAAGGACTTCCTCGGGAAGGTCTTATAA
- a CDS encoding amino acid ABC transporter permease — MHFDFSFLPKYWGYFNYGVLVTVMISICVVFFGTILGVLVALAKRSSIKVLNWLVSFYVWVFRGTPMVVQIMIAFLWMDFKNAPSIGFGTVELDFSRLIPGIIILSLNSGAYISEIVRAGIEAVPKGQTEAAYSLGIKPGKAMRYVVLPQAFKNILPALGNEFITIIKDSSLLQTIGIMELWNGAQTVLATTYVPLEPLLFAAFYYLMLTTILTAGQKWLENRLGKGQKA; from the coding sequence GTGCATTTCGATTTTTCTTTTTTGCCCAAGTATTGGGGCTATTTTAACTACGGTGTTCTTGTTACCGTTATGATTTCTATCTGTGTGGTCTTCTTTGGAACCATTCTTGGGGTGCTGGTAGCTCTCGCTAAACGTTCGTCTATCAAAGTTTTGAACTGGCTGGTGAGCTTTTATGTCTGGGTCTTTCGCGGGACTCCTATGGTTGTGCAAATCATGATTGCCTTCTTGTGGATGGACTTTAAAAACGCACCATCTATTGGATTTGGAACGGTTGAGCTTGATTTTTCGCGCCTGATTCCGGGTATTATTATCCTCTCACTTAACAGTGGAGCATATATCTCTGAAATTGTTCGGGCAGGGATTGAAGCCGTGCCTAAGGGACAAACGGAAGCTGCCTATTCCTTGGGAATTAAGCCTGGTAAGGCCATGCGTTATGTGGTCTTACCACAGGCCTTTAAGAATATCCTGCCGGCCTTGGGTAATGAATTTATCACCATCATCAAAGATAGTTCGCTCTTGCAAACCATTGGAATTATGGAATTGTGGAATGGTGCCCAAACTGTTTTGGCAACAACTTATGTTCCTTTGGAGCCCCTCTTGTTTGCAGCCTTCTACTACCTCATGCTGACAACCATCTTAACGGCTGGTCAGAAGTGGCTTGAAAATCGTCTCGGGAAAGGACAAAAAGCATGA
- a CDS encoding DUF1797 family protein, translating into MESHLVRIIDRLNLMTTDGSNLKRNFERDGVVVAEVSFANDPENGPVFTLRDVKARETYTFDSIDLIAMEIYDLLY; encoded by the coding sequence ATGGAATCACATTTGGTGAGAATCATTGATCGTCTCAATCTGATGACGACAGATGGGAGTAATCTGAAACGAAATTTTGAACGTGACGGTGTTGTTGTTGCGGAAGTTTCTTTTGCGAACGATCCTGAAAATGGTCCTGTTTTCACGTTGCGTGATGTCAAGGCACGTGAGACTTACACCTTCGATAGCATTGACCTAATCGCTATGGAAATCTATGACCTGCTTTATTAA
- the argF gene encoding ornithine carbamoyltransferase, with protein sequence MAKSFLKEIDFTKEELLGLIESAAKFKELKKQKQAHRYLEGLNIALIFEKTSTRTRSAFTVAGQDLGMNVTYLGAGETQLGKKESVADTAKVLGSMFDGIEYRGFKQEDVETLAEYSGVPVWNGLTDTWHPTQMIADFLTLREHFGRLGGLNIAYIGDGRNNMANSLLVTSAILGVNCTIIAPEGLQPEQAIVALAQQHNTGAKLLVTDDPSAVKGVDMIYTDVWVSMGEDVDFKDRIDWLLPYQVNQGLLNLTQNPETIVMHCLPAFHDLNTSIGRAIYDKYGYSELEITDQIFQKFSPIIFQEAENRLHAIKAIIYQSY encoded by the coding sequence ATGGCTAAATCATTTTTAAAAGAAATAGATTTTACTAAAGAAGAACTGCTGGGGCTGATTGAATCAGCTGCTAAATTTAAGGAACTTAAGAAGCAGAAGCAGGCTCACAGATATTTGGAGGGACTCAACATCGCCCTAATCTTTGAGAAAACGTCCACCAGAACACGCTCTGCCTTCACAGTGGCTGGACAAGACTTGGGAATGAATGTGACCTATTTAGGAGCAGGTGAAACCCAGTTAGGTAAGAAGGAGTCGGTGGCTGATACGGCCAAGGTTTTGGGATCCATGTTTGATGGTATCGAATATCGGGGCTTTAAACAGGAGGATGTTGAAACCCTGGCTGAGTATTCTGGTGTACCCGTTTGGAATGGTTTGACCGATACCTGGCATCCAACTCAGATGATTGCGGACTTTCTGACCCTTAGGGAGCATTTTGGACGCTTGGGGGGCTTGAATATCGCTTATATTGGAGATGGTCGTAACAATATGGCCAATTCTCTCTTAGTAACCTCTGCTATCCTTGGTGTTAACTGCACCATTATTGCTCCGGAGGGACTGCAGCCGGAGCAAGCGATTGTAGCCTTAGCCCAACAGCACAATACTGGGGCCAAACTGCTGGTAACCGACGATCCGTCAGCCGTTAAGGGTGTAGATATGATTTACACCGATGTTTGGGTTTCCATGGGAGAAGATGTAGATTTTAAAGACAGAATCGATTGGCTTCTGCCTTACCAAGTTAATCAGGGACTCCTGAATTTGACGCAAAATCCAGAAACCATTGTCATGCACTGCTTGCCTGCCTTTCATGACCTCAATACTAGCATTGGTCGAGCTATCTACGATAAATATGGTTACAGCGAGTTAGAAATCACCGATCAGATTTTTCAAAAGTTTAGTCCAATCATTTTCCAAGAGGCTGAGAACCGCCTGCATGCTATTAAGGCGATTATCTACCAATCTTATTAA
- a CDS encoding ATP-dependent Clp protease ATP-binding subunit, translating into MLCQNCKLNDASIHLYANVNGQQKQIDLCQNCYRIMKADPENILNSNLTSQNPQNQSMDSFFDDFFGDLNNFRAFNPDLPNAPQTQAGRDGGNRGGNNGGSNKGRRPQAQPQQPQGILEEFGINITDMARRGDIDPVIGRDQEIVRVIEILNRRTKNNPVLIGEPGVGKTAVVEGLAQKIVDGNVPQKLQSKQVIRLDVVSLVQGTGIRGQFEERMQKLMEEIRQRQDVILFIDEIHEIVGAGGTTDGSMDAGNILKPALARGDLQLVGATTLNEYRIIEKDAALERRMQPVKVDEPSVEETITILHGIQPKYQDYHHVKYTDEAIEAAAVLSNRYIQDRFLPDKAIDLLDEAGSKMNLTLNFVDPKEIDQRLVEAENLKAQATREEDFEKAAYFRDQIAKYKEMQSQQLDEQDIPVITEKHIEAIVEEKTNIPVGDLKEKEQSQLVNLASDLKAHVIGQDDAVDKIAKAIRRNRVGLGAPNRPIGSFLFVGPTGVGKTELSKQLAIELFGSADSMIRFDMSEYMEKHAVAKLVGAPPGYVGYEEAGQLTEKVRRNPYSLILLDEVEKAHPDVMHMFLQVLDDGRLTDGQGRTVSFKDTIIIMTSNAGTGKAEASVGFGAAREGRTNSVLGELSNFFSPEFMNRFDGIVEFKALSKENLLHIVDLMLDDVNQRLSSNDLHLDVTDKVKEKLVDLGYDPKMGARPLRRTIQEHIEDAITDFYLENPSEKNFKAVMASNGKISIKAAKKSETSVASKEESPSTD; encoded by the coding sequence ATGTTATGTCAAAATTGTAAGCTCAACGATGCGAGCATACATCTCTATGCAAATGTCAATGGTCAGCAAAAGCAGATTGATCTCTGTCAAAACTGCTATCGAATTATGAAAGCTGATCCAGAAAATATTCTCAACAGTAATTTAACCAGCCAAAATCCACAGAACCAATCCATGGATTCTTTCTTCGATGATTTCTTTGGCGATTTAAACAATTTCAGAGCCTTTAACCCAGACCTGCCTAATGCTCCACAAACACAAGCGGGACGCGATGGCGGTAATCGTGGAGGGAACAATGGTGGGAGCAACAAGGGACGCCGTCCTCAGGCTCAACCCCAACAGCCTCAAGGTATCTTGGAAGAATTTGGTATCAATATTACCGATATGGCCCGTCGTGGTGATATCGATCCTGTCATCGGCCGCGATCAGGAAATTGTCCGCGTCATTGAAATCCTCAACCGACGGACCAAGAACAATCCTGTCCTAATTGGTGAGCCTGGTGTTGGTAAAACTGCTGTTGTTGAAGGACTGGCACAAAAGATCGTTGATGGCAATGTGCCACAAAAATTACAGAGCAAACAAGTTATCCGCCTAGATGTAGTCAGTCTGGTTCAAGGAACCGGTATCCGAGGCCAATTTGAAGAGCGGATGCAAAAGCTGATGGAAGAAATTCGCCAGCGGCAGGATGTTATTCTTTTCATTGACGAAATCCATGAAATCGTCGGTGCCGGTGGTACAACAGATGGCAGCATGGATGCTGGTAATATCTTAAAGCCAGCCCTAGCTCGCGGTGATCTGCAACTGGTTGGGGCAACAACCCTCAATGAATATCGTATCATCGAAAAGGATGCCGCTCTGGAACGGCGGATGCAGCCTGTCAAGGTAGATGAGCCTTCTGTGGAAGAAACCATCACTATTTTGCATGGTATCCAGCCAAAATATCAAGACTATCATCATGTTAAATATACTGATGAAGCGATTGAAGCGGCTGCCGTCCTCTCCAATCGCTATATTCAAGACCGCTTCTTGCCTGATAAAGCTATCGACCTTTTGGACGAGGCTGGTTCAAAGATGAACCTAACGCTCAACTTTGTTGATCCTAAAGAAATTGATCAAAGGCTGGTAGAAGCTGAGAATCTCAAGGCCCAAGCCACTCGTGAAGAAGACTTTGAAAAAGCGGCTTACTTCCGTGACCAAATTGCTAAGTACAAGGAAATGCAATCCCAACAGCTGGATGAGCAAGATATTCCTGTCATTACCGAAAAACATATTGAAGCCATTGTTGAAGAAAAGACCAATATACCAGTGGGTGATCTCAAAGAAAAAGAGCAGTCCCAACTGGTTAATCTGGCTAGTGACCTCAAGGCTCACGTTATCGGTCAAGATGATGCTGTTGATAAGATCGCTAAGGCCATCCGTCGGAATCGTGTTGGACTAGGGGCTCCTAATCGGCCAATCGGTAGCTTCCTCTTTGTCGGACCTACTGGTGTTGGTAAGACGGAGCTGTCTAAACAGCTGGCTATCGAGCTCTTTGGTTCAGCCGACAGCATGATCCGCTTTGATATGTCGGAATACATGGAAAAACACGCTGTCGCCAAATTGGTCGGTGCCCCTCCAGGCTATGTGGGCTATGAAGAAGCTGGGCAATTAACCGAAAAGGTTCGTCGCAATCCTTACTCCCTCATCCTCCTAGATGAAGTCGAAAAGGCCCATCCTGATGTTATGCACATGTTCCTGCAAGTCTTGGATGACGGTCGCCTGACAGATGGTCAAGGCCGGACTGTTAGCTTCAAGGATACCATTATTATCATGACCTCTAATGCTGGTACTGGTAAAGCAGAAGCATCTGTTGGTTTTGGAGCTGCCCGCGAAGGTCGGACCAACTCTGTCCTTGGTGAACTCAGCAACTTCTTCAGTCCAGAATTTATGAACCGTTTCGATGGTATTGTTGAATTCAAGGCTTTGAGCAAGGAAAATCTGCTTCATATCGTTGATTTGATGCTGGATGATGTCAATCAGCGTCTGTCCAGCAATGATCTCCACCTTGATGTAACGGATAAGGTCAAAGAAAAATTGGTTGATCTGGGTTATGATCCTAAGATGGGAGCAAGACCTCTGCGTCGAACAATTCAAGAACATATTGAAGATGCGATCACTGACTTCTATTTGGAAAATCCAAGCGAAAAGAACTTTAAGGCTGTCATGGCCTCAAATGGTAAGATCAGCATTAAGGCTGCTAAAAAATCCGAAACAAGTGTTGCCAGCAAGGAAGAAAGTCCTTCTACAGACTAA
- a CDS encoding NUDIX hydrolase yields MSTPTFGQKEAGKNYVARYGVYAVIPNQDQTEIILVQAPNGAWFLPGGEIEADEDKLTALERELIEELGFTAQVGQYYGQADEYFYSSHRDTYFYNPAYIYEVTSYKAVSKPLEDFNHLSWFPVEEAISRLKRGSHKWGIEEWKKSHSSL; encoded by the coding sequence ATGTCCACTCCTACTTTTGGCCAAAAAGAGGCTGGAAAAAACTATGTTGCCCGCTATGGGGTCTATGCTGTCATCCCCAATCAGGACCAAACAGAAATCATCCTAGTCCAAGCCCCCAATGGAGCCTGGTTCCTGCCAGGCGGTGAGATTGAGGCTGATGAAGACAAGCTAACTGCCTTGGAACGAGAATTGATTGAAGAGCTGGGCTTTACGGCACAGGTTGGGCAGTACTATGGCCAGGCTGATGAATATTTCTATTCCAGTCATCGTGATACCTACTTTTATAATCCTGCTTATATCTATGAGGTCACTAGCTATAAAGCTGTTAGTAAGCCTTTAGAAGATTTCAACCATCTGTCTTGGTTCCCAGTCGAGGAAGCTATTAGCAGGCTCAAACGAGGCAGTCACAAATGGGGAATTGAAGAGTGGAAAAAATCTCATAGTTCCTTATAA
- a CDS encoding DUF1827 family protein, producing MRLINTTSSHPSLVRNQLRNTDAELVEVYSAGNSDVVFSKAPGHYELLISNRHRAIKDEEIEKIREFFFKRKINPDIIIPDQIKSSHTEKLIEISIPTIN from the coding sequence ATGAGACTAATCAATACCACGAGCAGCCACCCATCACTTGTTCGTAATCAGCTGCGTAATACTGATGCTGAATTAGTTGAAGTTTATTCTGCTGGCAACAGCGATGTTGTTTTTTCTAAAGCACCCGGTCACTATGAACTCCTGATTTCTAACCGCCATCGGGCTATCAAAGATGAAGAAATTGAGAAGATCCGTGAGTTCTTCTTCAAGCGCAAAATTAATCCAGATATTATTATTCCCGATCAAATCAAATCGAGTCATACAGAAAAGTTGATTGAGATCTCAATTCCAACAATAAACTAA
- a CDS encoding ABC transporter permease: MMAFEFKKIRKSAIPIILIFFNLVGTLLGTMLFALNRKYLIDGTEALILWGQTVFYASQIFTPILIGIICSTSCQFEETNKNWQRLLSIPVTPSRIILAKIASLSVVMAISQLLVLCFYMLSAVVLKVPFVTYLTDFLFWSITGWLATVTIVTIQVFISIRRKNFAVPILISAILAMAGLMTLFVGNSLFTIFPYTQVAVGLRSRDLAPFALSELALFLGLNALYIILFYGLAVRQLRKRFI; this comes from the coding sequence ATGATGGCATTTGAATTTAAAAAAATCAGGAAGAGCGCTATTCCGATAATACTTATCTTCTTCAATCTTGTCGGAACCTTATTGGGAACAATGCTATTTGCCCTTAATCGCAAGTACCTTATTGATGGGACAGAAGCTCTTATCCTCTGGGGGCAAACGGTTTTCTACGCCTCACAAATTTTTACTCCTATTTTGATTGGAATCATCTGTTCTACCTCTTGTCAATTTGAAGAAACTAATAAAAACTGGCAGCGGCTCTTGAGCATTCCCGTCACACCTAGCCGCATTATTTTAGCAAAAATCGCTAGCTTATCAGTGGTTATGGCTATCAGCCAATTATTGGTACTCTGCTTTTATATGCTTAGTGCTGTCGTTTTGAAAGTACCCTTTGTGACTTATCTGACAGACTTTTTATTCTGGTCCATTACAGGATGGCTGGCGACCGTTACTATTGTTACCATTCAAGTTTTTATCAGTATTCGCCGGAAAAATTTTGCAGTACCCATTCTTATCTCAGCTATTTTGGCAATGGCAGGTCTTATGACTCTCTTTGTTGGGAATAGTCTATTTACTATCTTTCCCTATACTCAAGTTGCAGTAGGCCTCCGATCTCGCGATTTAGCACCTTTTGCCTTGTCAGAATTAGCCTTGTTCTTAGGGCTCAATGCCCTTTACATTATTCTCTTTTATGGTTTAGCAGTCAGACAGCTTAGAAAACGTTTCATTTAG